One window of Longimicrobium sp. genomic DNA carries:
- a CDS encoding GvpL/GvpF family gas vesicle protein, whose product MSDAAVVPIEAPRPVRGLSLLGVIPLDGGALPEWEPAEPRLAVRLVGYQDVAAIVCTAPPAGGDADPLHVTARHWEVHRALLHGDVVPAPPGVVFTGDDEVIGFLTESYATLRGALARVAGRWEFRLHVDVVDAAFPHVKALDLATHIYADLRRLAGAAIPTPSEETRILSAAFLVQRSASAAFRDHVEHLSQLNSALELDLTGPWPAYDFVQMHG is encoded by the coding sequence ATGAGCGACGCCGCGGTGGTGCCGATCGAAGCGCCGCGCCCCGTGCGCGGGCTCTCGCTGCTCGGCGTGATCCCGCTGGATGGCGGCGCGCTGCCGGAATGGGAGCCTGCGGAGCCGCGGCTGGCGGTGCGGCTCGTCGGCTACCAGGACGTGGCCGCCATCGTGTGCACGGCCCCCCCCGCTGGCGGCGACGCGGACCCGCTGCACGTGACGGCGCGCCACTGGGAGGTGCACCGCGCGCTGCTGCACGGCGACGTCGTCCCCGCGCCGCCGGGCGTCGTGTTCACCGGCGACGACGAGGTGATCGGCTTCCTCACCGAGTCGTACGCCACGCTGCGGGGCGCGCTGGCCCGGGTGGCGGGGCGCTGGGAGTTCCGCCTGCACGTGGACGTGGTGGACGCGGCCTTTCCGCACGTCAAGGCGCTGGACCTGGCGACGCACATCTACGCCGACCTGCGCCGTCTGGCGGGCGCCGCCATCCCAACGCCATCGGAGGAGACGCGCATCCTGAGCGCCGCCTTCCTGGTGCAGCGCTCCGCCTCCGCCGCCTTTCGCGACCACGTGGAGCACCTGTCGCAGCTCAACTCCGCGCTGGAGCTGGACCTGACGGGCCCCTGGCCGGCGTACGATTTCGTGCAGATGCACGGATAG